Proteins encoded within one genomic window of Paramisgurnus dabryanus chromosome 13, PD_genome_1.1, whole genome shotgun sequence:
- the tmc4 gene encoding transmembrane channel-like protein 7 isoform X8, translated as MELREFHNQVLPPPDYGIPYDSQQSLRVRTLPAQDTDYGIPYDSQHSLRVRTLPAQDTDYGSPYDSQQSLRLRTLPAQDTDYERPNDSQQSLRLRTLPAQDTGGVQFDWASTPAEEDAKEPEPQKLRELPLHMGLKRAVWQVQKMKIPVVSRWGSWSIKHSKSFRHFCETAKEVLSYLVLWRKGIQKIGGHFGGGVQSYFLFLRFLVILNFLSFLLIAAFVLIPSIVFRSTNFNSTTNLTGVEECLQYDPKPDPLAVFITYFLDLVSGTGFMEYSYLFYGYYNNTMVVSGDFSYNIPLAYLLTAAFYFIFCLICIIVRMGSVARAVVATGEVAVGNYSMLVFTGWDHGLQGDRATNLKQNNLRYQLQVDLEEESLKRKAAALTLNQAISLYTFRVFLNLVVLALIGGAFYAIALATQFSQSNATTGFEGLLLQYLPSIVITTSNFVVPFLCDKIALLEKHTPSTTVILALLRAVFLRLVSLGVLLYTLWEQITCSGDISSANSNCTICSYNYNQYKCWETRVGQEMYKLTLFDFLITIATLILVEFPRRIMVDHCSCKLTQWVGRQEFLVPPNVLALVYSQTVVWTGALFSPLLPLINTIKFLIFFYCKKITLFQNCRPALRTFRSTSSNFFFLLVLLFGWMLASVVLIYSVAKIHPSYGCGPFRLSQSMWQVVPVAVSMLNNTSTEFLLYIGSQRFSIPLFLFSCVLLCYVGALTSVHGKSVALLKSQCKLEQRDKQFLVRQIEELNAKMQKEQRAAQQPQRNTEQFHQTERQLTGYNNYAFHPDDDPRPY; from the exons ATGGAGCTAAGAGAATTTCACAATCAAGTCCTTCCACCTCCAG ACTATGGTATTCCATATGATTCCCAGCAGTCATTAAGAGTACGGACACTTCCAGCCCAAGATACAG ACTATGGTATTCCATATGATTCCCAGCATTCACTAAGAGTACGGACACTTCCAGCCCAAGATACGG ACTATGGTAGTCCGTATGATTCCCAGCAGTCACTGAGATTACGGACACTTCCAGCCCAAGATACAG ACTACGAACGTCCGAATGATTCCCAGCAGTCACTGAGATTACGGACACTTCCAGCCCAAGATACAGGTGGGGTTCAGTTTGATTGGGCCTCTACACCTGCAGAAGAGGATGCAAAAGAACCTGAGCCTCAAAAGCTTCGTGAGCTGCCACTGCATATGGGTCTGAAGAGAGCAGTATG GCAGGTGCAAAAGATGAAAATTCCAGTGGTTTCAAGATGGGGCTCTTGGAGCATAAAGCACTCCAAATCATTTCGCCATTTCTGTGAGACTGCTAAAGAAGTTTTAAGCTATTTAGTTCTGTGGAGGAAAGGAATCCAAAAAATAGGAG GACACTTTGGTGGAGGAGTTCAATCCTACTTCTTGTTCCTAAGGTTTCTTGTGATTCTCAACTTCCTGTCCTTTCTGTTAATCGCAGCATTCGTCCTCATTCCCAGCATTGTGTTTCGGTCCACCAACTTTAACTCCACCACCAATCTAACTG GTGTGGAGGAATGTTTGCAGTATGATCCAAAGCCTGATCCCCTAGCTGTATTCATCACATACTTTCTAGACCTGGTCTCAGGAACG GGTTTCATGGAATATTCATATCTGTTTTATGGCTATTATAATAACACAATGGTTGTGAGTGGAGACTTCTCATACAACATCCCTCTGGCCTATCTGTTGACGGCAGCCTTCTACTTCATCTTCTGCcttatttgtataattgtaag AATGGGAAGTGTGGCTCGTGCTGTTGTAGCGACGGGCGAAGTCGCAGTTGGGAATTACAGTATGCTGGTTTTTACAGGATGGGATCATGGTCTCCAAGGAGACCGCGCCACAAACCTCAAACAAAACAATCTCCGTTACCAGTTACAG GTGGATCTCGAAGAAGAAAGTCTGAAACGAAAAGCTGCCGCGCTGACTTTGAATCAGGCGATCTCTCTCTATACCTTTCGTGTTTTCCTCAACCTTGTGGTCTTAGCACTCATTGGTGGAGCTTTCTATGCCATTGCCTTGGCAACCCAGTTCAGCCAG TCCAACGCAACAACAGGCTTTGAGGGGTTGCTGTTGCAATACTTACCCTCCATTGTCATAACAACAAGCAATTTTGTGGTGCCCTTCCTGTGTGACAAGATTGCTTTACTGGAAAAGCATACTCCCAGTACCACGGTCATTCTGGCCTTGCTTCG GGCAGTTTTCCTGCGTTTGGTAAGTTTGGGTGTTCTGCTGTACACTCTATGGGAGCAGATAACCTGTAGTGGAGATATCTCTAGTGCCAACTCAAACTGTACCATCTGCAGTTACAATTACAACCAATATAAG TGTTGGGAGACACGTGTTGGACAGGAAATGTATAAACTGACTCTTTTTGACTTCCTGATAACCATCGCCACATTGATCCTGGTTGAATTCCCACGCAG GATCATGGTAGATCACTGCTCATGTAAATTAACTCAGTGGGTGGGACGGCAAGAGTTTCTGGTTCCCCCGAATGTTCTTGCTCTAGTTTACAGTCAAACAGTGGTTTGGACCGGAGCTTTATTCTCTCCATTGTTACCACTTATTAACACCATCAAATTCCTTAtctttttttactgtaaaaag ATAACTTTGTTTCAAAACTGTCGACCTGCTCTGAGAACATTTCGATCCACCAGCTCCAACTTCTTCTTCCTCTTGGTTTTGCTCTTCGGATGGATGTTGGCCAGTGTGGTTCTTATTTACAGTGTAGCCAA GATCCATCCATCTTATGGCTGTGGGCCTTTCCGCCTTTCCCAATCAATGTGGCAAGTTGTACCAGTAGCTGTCAGCATGCTAAACAACACCAGTACAGAATTTCTACTCTACATTGGCTCCCAGCGTTTCTCTATACCACTCTTCCTCTTCTCCTG tGTGCTCCTGTGCTATGTGGGCGCTTTAACATCTGTCCATGGGAAAAGTGTAGCACTGCTAAAATCTCAGTGTAAACTG GAACAGCGTGACAAGCAGTTCCTGGTGAGACAAATTGAAGAGCTGAATGCCAAAATGCAAAAGGAACAACGTGCAGCGCAGCAGCCACAGAGAAACACGGAGCAATTCCACCAGACAGAACGGCAGTTGACTGGATATAACAATTATGCATTTCATCCAGATGACGACCCAAGGCCATATTAA
- the tmc4 gene encoding transmembrane channel-like protein 7 isoform X5, translating into MELREFHNQVLPPPDYGIPYDSQQSLRVRTLPAQDTDYGIPYDSQHSLRVRTLPAQDTDYGIPYDSQQSLRVRTLPAQYTDYDSPYDSQQSLRLRTLPAQNTDYERPNDSQQSLRLRTLPAQDTGGVQFDWASTPAEEDAKEPEPQKLRELPLHMGLKRAVWQVQKMKIPVVSRWGSWSIKHSKSFRHFCETAKEVLSYLVLWRKGIQKIGGHFGGGVQSYFLFLRFLVILNFLSFLLIAAFVLIPSIVFRSTNFNSTTNLTGVEECLQYDPKPDPLAVFITYFLDLVSGTGFMEYSYLFYGYYNNTMVVSGDFSYNIPLAYLLTAAFYFIFCLICIIVRMGSVARAVVATGEVAVGNYSMLVFTGWDHGLQGDRATNLKQNNLRYQLQVDLEEESLKRKAAALTLNQAISLYTFRVFLNLVVLALIGGAFYAIALATQFSQSNATTGFEGLLLQYLPSIVITTSNFVVPFLCDKIALLEKHTPSTTVILALLRAVFLRLVSLGVLLYTLWEQITCSGDISSANSNCTICSYNYNQYKCWETRVGQEMYKLTLFDFLITIATLILVEFPRRIMVDHCSCKLTQWVGRQEFLVPPNVLALVYSQTVVWTGALFSPLLPLINTIKFLIFFYCKKITLFQNCRPALRTFRSTSSNFFFLLVLLFGWMLASVVLIYSVAKIHPSYGCGPFRLSQSMWQVVPVAVSMLNNTSTEFLLYIGSQRFSIPLFLFSCVLLCYVGALTSVHGKSVALLKSQCKLEQRDKQFLVRQIEELNAKMQKEQRAAQQPQRNTEQFHQTERQLTGYNNYAFHPDDDPRPY; encoded by the exons ATGGAGCTAAGAGAATTTCACAATCAAGTCCTTCCACCTCCAG ACTATGGTATTCCATATGATTCCCAGCAGTCATTAAGAGTACGGACACTTCCAGCCCAAGATACAG ACTATGGTATTCCATATGATTCCCAGCATTCACTAAGAGTACGGACACTTCCAGCCCAAGATACGG ACTATGGTATTCCATATGATTCCCAGCAGTCATTAAGAGTACGGACACTTCCAGCCCAATATACAG ACTATGATAGTCCATATGATTCCCAGCAGTCACTGCGATTGCGGACACTTCCAGCCCAAAATACAG ACTACGAACGTCCGAATGATTCCCAGCAGTCACTGAGATTACGGACACTTCCAGCCCAAGATACAGGTGGGGTTCAGTTTGATTGGGCCTCTACACCTGCAGAAGAGGATGCAAAAGAACCTGAGCCTCAAAAGCTTCGTGAGCTGCCACTGCATATGGGTCTGAAGAGAGCAGTATG GCAGGTGCAAAAGATGAAAATTCCAGTGGTTTCAAGATGGGGCTCTTGGAGCATAAAGCACTCCAAATCATTTCGCCATTTCTGTGAGACTGCTAAAGAAGTTTTAAGCTATTTAGTTCTGTGGAGGAAAGGAATCCAAAAAATAGGAG GACACTTTGGTGGAGGAGTTCAATCCTACTTCTTGTTCCTAAGGTTTCTTGTGATTCTCAACTTCCTGTCCTTTCTGTTAATCGCAGCATTCGTCCTCATTCCCAGCATTGTGTTTCGGTCCACCAACTTTAACTCCACCACCAATCTAACTG GTGTGGAGGAATGTTTGCAGTATGATCCAAAGCCTGATCCCCTAGCTGTATTCATCACATACTTTCTAGACCTGGTCTCAGGAACG GGTTTCATGGAATATTCATATCTGTTTTATGGCTATTATAATAACACAATGGTTGTGAGTGGAGACTTCTCATACAACATCCCTCTGGCCTATCTGTTGACGGCAGCCTTCTACTTCATCTTCTGCcttatttgtataattgtaag AATGGGAAGTGTGGCTCGTGCTGTTGTAGCGACGGGCGAAGTCGCAGTTGGGAATTACAGTATGCTGGTTTTTACAGGATGGGATCATGGTCTCCAAGGAGACCGCGCCACAAACCTCAAACAAAACAATCTCCGTTACCAGTTACAG GTGGATCTCGAAGAAGAAAGTCTGAAACGAAAAGCTGCCGCGCTGACTTTGAATCAGGCGATCTCTCTCTATACCTTTCGTGTTTTCCTCAACCTTGTGGTCTTAGCACTCATTGGTGGAGCTTTCTATGCCATTGCCTTGGCAACCCAGTTCAGCCAG TCCAACGCAACAACAGGCTTTGAGGGGTTGCTGTTGCAATACTTACCCTCCATTGTCATAACAACAAGCAATTTTGTGGTGCCCTTCCTGTGTGACAAGATTGCTTTACTGGAAAAGCATACTCCCAGTACCACGGTCATTCTGGCCTTGCTTCG GGCAGTTTTCCTGCGTTTGGTAAGTTTGGGTGTTCTGCTGTACACTCTATGGGAGCAGATAACCTGTAGTGGAGATATCTCTAGTGCCAACTCAAACTGTACCATCTGCAGTTACAATTACAACCAATATAAG TGTTGGGAGACACGTGTTGGACAGGAAATGTATAAACTGACTCTTTTTGACTTCCTGATAACCATCGCCACATTGATCCTGGTTGAATTCCCACGCAG GATCATGGTAGATCACTGCTCATGTAAATTAACTCAGTGGGTGGGACGGCAAGAGTTTCTGGTTCCCCCGAATGTTCTTGCTCTAGTTTACAGTCAAACAGTGGTTTGGACCGGAGCTTTATTCTCTCCATTGTTACCACTTATTAACACCATCAAATTCCTTAtctttttttactgtaaaaag ATAACTTTGTTTCAAAACTGTCGACCTGCTCTGAGAACATTTCGATCCACCAGCTCCAACTTCTTCTTCCTCTTGGTTTTGCTCTTCGGATGGATGTTGGCCAGTGTGGTTCTTATTTACAGTGTAGCCAA GATCCATCCATCTTATGGCTGTGGGCCTTTCCGCCTTTCCCAATCAATGTGGCAAGTTGTACCAGTAGCTGTCAGCATGCTAAACAACACCAGTACAGAATTTCTACTCTACATTGGCTCCCAGCGTTTCTCTATACCACTCTTCCTCTTCTCCTG tGTGCTCCTGTGCTATGTGGGCGCTTTAACATCTGTCCATGGGAAAAGTGTAGCACTGCTAAAATCTCAGTGTAAACTG GAACAGCGTGACAAGCAGTTCCTGGTGAGACAAATTGAAGAGCTGAATGCCAAAATGCAAAAGGAACAACGTGCAGCGCAGCAGCCACAGAGAAACACGGAGCAATTCCACCAGACAGAACGGCAGTTGACTGGATATAACAATTATGCATTTCATCCAGATGACGACCCAAGGCCATATTAA
- the tmc4 gene encoding transmembrane channel-like protein 7 isoform X2, with protein sequence MELREFHNQVLPPPDYGIPYDSQQSLRVRTLPAQDTDYGIPYDSQHSLRVRTLPAQDTDYDSPYDSQQSLRLRTLPAQNTDYGSPYDSQQSLRLRTLPAQDTDYERPNDSQQSLRLRTLPAQDTGGVQFDWASTPAEEDAKEPEPQKLRELPLHMGLKRAVWQVQKMKIPVVSRWGSWSIKHSKSFRHFCETAKEVLSYLVLWRKGIQKIGGHFGGGVQSYFLFLRFLVILNFLSFLLIAAFVLIPSIVFRSTNFNSTTNLTGVEECLQYDPKPDPLAVFITYFLDLVSGTGFMEYSYLFYGYYNNTMVVSGDFSYNIPLAYLLTAAFYFIFCLICIIVRMGSVARAVVATGEVAVGNYSMLVFTGWDHGLQGDRATNLKQNNLRYQLQVDLEEESLKRKAAALTLNQAISLYTFRVFLNLVVLALIGGAFYAIALATQFSQSNATTGFEGLLLQYLPSIVITTSNFVVPFLCDKIALLEKHTPSTTVILALLRAVFLRLVSLGVLLYTLWEQITCSGDISSANSNCTICSYNYNQYKCWETRVGQEMYKLTLFDFLITIATLILVEFPRRIMVDHCSCKLTQWVGRQEFLVPPNVLALVYSQTVVWTGALFSPLLPLINTIKFLIFFYCKKITLFQNCRPALRTFRSTSSNFFFLLVLLFGWMLASVVLIYSVAKIHPSYGCGPFRLSQSMWQVVPVAVSMLNNTSTEFLLYIGSQRFSIPLFLFSCVLLCYVGALTSVHGKSVALLKSQCKLEQRDKQFLVRQIEELNAKMQKEQRAAQQPQRNTEQFHQTERQLTGYNNYAFHPDDDPRPY encoded by the exons ATGGAGCTAAGAGAATTTCACAATCAAGTCCTTCCACCTCCAG ACTATGGTATTCCATATGATTCCCAGCAGTCATTAAGAGTACGGACACTTCCAGCCCAAGATACAG ACTATGGTATTCCATATGATTCCCAGCATTCACTAAGAGTACGGACACTTCCAGCCCAAGATACGG ACTATGATAGTCCATATGATTCCCAGCAGTCACTGCGATTGCGGACACTTCCAGCCCAAAATACAG ACTATGGTAGTCCGTATGATTCCCAGCAGTCACTGAGATTACGGACACTTCCAGCCCAAGATACAG ACTACGAACGTCCGAATGATTCCCAGCAGTCACTGAGATTACGGACACTTCCAGCCCAAGATACAGGTGGGGTTCAGTTTGATTGGGCCTCTACACCTGCAGAAGAGGATGCAAAAGAACCTGAGCCTCAAAAGCTTCGTGAGCTGCCACTGCATATGGGTCTGAAGAGAGCAGTATG GCAGGTGCAAAAGATGAAAATTCCAGTGGTTTCAAGATGGGGCTCTTGGAGCATAAAGCACTCCAAATCATTTCGCCATTTCTGTGAGACTGCTAAAGAAGTTTTAAGCTATTTAGTTCTGTGGAGGAAAGGAATCCAAAAAATAGGAG GACACTTTGGTGGAGGAGTTCAATCCTACTTCTTGTTCCTAAGGTTTCTTGTGATTCTCAACTTCCTGTCCTTTCTGTTAATCGCAGCATTCGTCCTCATTCCCAGCATTGTGTTTCGGTCCACCAACTTTAACTCCACCACCAATCTAACTG GTGTGGAGGAATGTTTGCAGTATGATCCAAAGCCTGATCCCCTAGCTGTATTCATCACATACTTTCTAGACCTGGTCTCAGGAACG GGTTTCATGGAATATTCATATCTGTTTTATGGCTATTATAATAACACAATGGTTGTGAGTGGAGACTTCTCATACAACATCCCTCTGGCCTATCTGTTGACGGCAGCCTTCTACTTCATCTTCTGCcttatttgtataattgtaag AATGGGAAGTGTGGCTCGTGCTGTTGTAGCGACGGGCGAAGTCGCAGTTGGGAATTACAGTATGCTGGTTTTTACAGGATGGGATCATGGTCTCCAAGGAGACCGCGCCACAAACCTCAAACAAAACAATCTCCGTTACCAGTTACAG GTGGATCTCGAAGAAGAAAGTCTGAAACGAAAAGCTGCCGCGCTGACTTTGAATCAGGCGATCTCTCTCTATACCTTTCGTGTTTTCCTCAACCTTGTGGTCTTAGCACTCATTGGTGGAGCTTTCTATGCCATTGCCTTGGCAACCCAGTTCAGCCAG TCCAACGCAACAACAGGCTTTGAGGGGTTGCTGTTGCAATACTTACCCTCCATTGTCATAACAACAAGCAATTTTGTGGTGCCCTTCCTGTGTGACAAGATTGCTTTACTGGAAAAGCATACTCCCAGTACCACGGTCATTCTGGCCTTGCTTCG GGCAGTTTTCCTGCGTTTGGTAAGTTTGGGTGTTCTGCTGTACACTCTATGGGAGCAGATAACCTGTAGTGGAGATATCTCTAGTGCCAACTCAAACTGTACCATCTGCAGTTACAATTACAACCAATATAAG TGTTGGGAGACACGTGTTGGACAGGAAATGTATAAACTGACTCTTTTTGACTTCCTGATAACCATCGCCACATTGATCCTGGTTGAATTCCCACGCAG GATCATGGTAGATCACTGCTCATGTAAATTAACTCAGTGGGTGGGACGGCAAGAGTTTCTGGTTCCCCCGAATGTTCTTGCTCTAGTTTACAGTCAAACAGTGGTTTGGACCGGAGCTTTATTCTCTCCATTGTTACCACTTATTAACACCATCAAATTCCTTAtctttttttactgtaaaaag ATAACTTTGTTTCAAAACTGTCGACCTGCTCTGAGAACATTTCGATCCACCAGCTCCAACTTCTTCTTCCTCTTGGTTTTGCTCTTCGGATGGATGTTGGCCAGTGTGGTTCTTATTTACAGTGTAGCCAA GATCCATCCATCTTATGGCTGTGGGCCTTTCCGCCTTTCCCAATCAATGTGGCAAGTTGTACCAGTAGCTGTCAGCATGCTAAACAACACCAGTACAGAATTTCTACTCTACATTGGCTCCCAGCGTTTCTCTATACCACTCTTCCTCTTCTCCTG tGTGCTCCTGTGCTATGTGGGCGCTTTAACATCTGTCCATGGGAAAAGTGTAGCACTGCTAAAATCTCAGTGTAAACTG GAACAGCGTGACAAGCAGTTCCTGGTGAGACAAATTGAAGAGCTGAATGCCAAAATGCAAAAGGAACAACGTGCAGCGCAGCAGCCACAGAGAAACACGGAGCAATTCCACCAGACAGAACGGCAGTTGACTGGATATAACAATTATGCATTTCATCCAGATGACGACCCAAGGCCATATTAA
- the tmc4 gene encoding transmembrane channel-like protein 7 isoform X4: MELREFHNQVLPPPDYGIPYDSQQSLRVRTLPAQDTDYGIPYDSQQSLRVRTLPAQYTDYDSPYDSQQSLRLRTLPAQNTDYGSPYDSQQSLRLRTLPAQDTDYERPNDSQQSLRLRTLPAQDTGGVQFDWASTPAEEDAKEPEPQKLRELPLHMGLKRAVWQVQKMKIPVVSRWGSWSIKHSKSFRHFCETAKEVLSYLVLWRKGIQKIGGHFGGGVQSYFLFLRFLVILNFLSFLLIAAFVLIPSIVFRSTNFNSTTNLTGVEECLQYDPKPDPLAVFITYFLDLVSGTGFMEYSYLFYGYYNNTMVVSGDFSYNIPLAYLLTAAFYFIFCLICIIVRMGSVARAVVATGEVAVGNYSMLVFTGWDHGLQGDRATNLKQNNLRYQLQVDLEEESLKRKAAALTLNQAISLYTFRVFLNLVVLALIGGAFYAIALATQFSQSNATTGFEGLLLQYLPSIVITTSNFVVPFLCDKIALLEKHTPSTTVILALLRAVFLRLVSLGVLLYTLWEQITCSGDISSANSNCTICSYNYNQYKCWETRVGQEMYKLTLFDFLITIATLILVEFPRRIMVDHCSCKLTQWVGRQEFLVPPNVLALVYSQTVVWTGALFSPLLPLINTIKFLIFFYCKKITLFQNCRPALRTFRSTSSNFFFLLVLLFGWMLASVVLIYSVAKIHPSYGCGPFRLSQSMWQVVPVAVSMLNNTSTEFLLYIGSQRFSIPLFLFSCVLLCYVGALTSVHGKSVALLKSQCKLEQRDKQFLVRQIEELNAKMQKEQRAAQQPQRNTEQFHQTERQLTGYNNYAFHPDDDPRPY; the protein is encoded by the exons ATGGAGCTAAGAGAATTTCACAATCAAGTCCTTCCACCTCCAG ACTATGGTATTCCATATGATTCCCAGCAGTCATTAAGAGTACGGACACTTCCAGCCCAAGATACAG ACTATGGTATTCCATATGATTCCCAGCAGTCATTAAGAGTACGGACACTTCCAGCCCAATATACAG ACTATGATAGTCCATATGATTCCCAGCAGTCACTGCGATTGCGGACACTTCCAGCCCAAAATACAG ACTATGGTAGTCCGTATGATTCCCAGCAGTCACTGAGATTACGGACACTTCCAGCCCAAGATACAG ACTACGAACGTCCGAATGATTCCCAGCAGTCACTGAGATTACGGACACTTCCAGCCCAAGATACAGGTGGGGTTCAGTTTGATTGGGCCTCTACACCTGCAGAAGAGGATGCAAAAGAACCTGAGCCTCAAAAGCTTCGTGAGCTGCCACTGCATATGGGTCTGAAGAGAGCAGTATG GCAGGTGCAAAAGATGAAAATTCCAGTGGTTTCAAGATGGGGCTCTTGGAGCATAAAGCACTCCAAATCATTTCGCCATTTCTGTGAGACTGCTAAAGAAGTTTTAAGCTATTTAGTTCTGTGGAGGAAAGGAATCCAAAAAATAGGAG GACACTTTGGTGGAGGAGTTCAATCCTACTTCTTGTTCCTAAGGTTTCTTGTGATTCTCAACTTCCTGTCCTTTCTGTTAATCGCAGCATTCGTCCTCATTCCCAGCATTGTGTTTCGGTCCACCAACTTTAACTCCACCACCAATCTAACTG GTGTGGAGGAATGTTTGCAGTATGATCCAAAGCCTGATCCCCTAGCTGTATTCATCACATACTTTCTAGACCTGGTCTCAGGAACG GGTTTCATGGAATATTCATATCTGTTTTATGGCTATTATAATAACACAATGGTTGTGAGTGGAGACTTCTCATACAACATCCCTCTGGCCTATCTGTTGACGGCAGCCTTCTACTTCATCTTCTGCcttatttgtataattgtaag AATGGGAAGTGTGGCTCGTGCTGTTGTAGCGACGGGCGAAGTCGCAGTTGGGAATTACAGTATGCTGGTTTTTACAGGATGGGATCATGGTCTCCAAGGAGACCGCGCCACAAACCTCAAACAAAACAATCTCCGTTACCAGTTACAG GTGGATCTCGAAGAAGAAAGTCTGAAACGAAAAGCTGCCGCGCTGACTTTGAATCAGGCGATCTCTCTCTATACCTTTCGTGTTTTCCTCAACCTTGTGGTCTTAGCACTCATTGGTGGAGCTTTCTATGCCATTGCCTTGGCAACCCAGTTCAGCCAG TCCAACGCAACAACAGGCTTTGAGGGGTTGCTGTTGCAATACTTACCCTCCATTGTCATAACAACAAGCAATTTTGTGGTGCCCTTCCTGTGTGACAAGATTGCTTTACTGGAAAAGCATACTCCCAGTACCACGGTCATTCTGGCCTTGCTTCG GGCAGTTTTCCTGCGTTTGGTAAGTTTGGGTGTTCTGCTGTACACTCTATGGGAGCAGATAACCTGTAGTGGAGATATCTCTAGTGCCAACTCAAACTGTACCATCTGCAGTTACAATTACAACCAATATAAG TGTTGGGAGACACGTGTTGGACAGGAAATGTATAAACTGACTCTTTTTGACTTCCTGATAACCATCGCCACATTGATCCTGGTTGAATTCCCACGCAG GATCATGGTAGATCACTGCTCATGTAAATTAACTCAGTGGGTGGGACGGCAAGAGTTTCTGGTTCCCCCGAATGTTCTTGCTCTAGTTTACAGTCAAACAGTGGTTTGGACCGGAGCTTTATTCTCTCCATTGTTACCACTTATTAACACCATCAAATTCCTTAtctttttttactgtaaaaag ATAACTTTGTTTCAAAACTGTCGACCTGCTCTGAGAACATTTCGATCCACCAGCTCCAACTTCTTCTTCCTCTTGGTTTTGCTCTTCGGATGGATGTTGGCCAGTGTGGTTCTTATTTACAGTGTAGCCAA GATCCATCCATCTTATGGCTGTGGGCCTTTCCGCCTTTCCCAATCAATGTGGCAAGTTGTACCAGTAGCTGTCAGCATGCTAAACAACACCAGTACAGAATTTCTACTCTACATTGGCTCCCAGCGTTTCTCTATACCACTCTTCCTCTTCTCCTG tGTGCTCCTGTGCTATGTGGGCGCTTTAACATCTGTCCATGGGAAAAGTGTAGCACTGCTAAAATCTCAGTGTAAACTG GAACAGCGTGACAAGCAGTTCCTGGTGAGACAAATTGAAGAGCTGAATGCCAAAATGCAAAAGGAACAACGTGCAGCGCAGCAGCCACAGAGAAACACGGAGCAATTCCACCAGACAGAACGGCAGTTGACTGGATATAACAATTATGCATTTCATCCAGATGACGACCCAAGGCCATATTAA